The proteins below come from a single Mucilaginibacter mali genomic window:
- a CDS encoding TlpA disulfide reductase family protein — protein sequence MKTKLLTICILLNTILCFGNPSFKCTIKGAIINRNSKVLYLTKASDARDANRQVIDIKDNAFEYTFDVTETEAYQLIFKDEIDHGSWHPVIFFPVGGGISFKIYDMENSGKNEVTGGKLNKELYNFLSMQKTTFDPEYKVLKDKEDILTKNHEYRSAAYDSVIAALSNKSHDKVDRSVYLKLAELRKTGDEYTPKGKLLSLESKAIARRVNKWKYAYINKNLNEFSYYLMLQDAFYSKDRPDVAEEMNKAYPAYAAKFPQHSYTKIIGNELNSLFKIKVGQQIMDLTASDLSGRSYQLSELSKGKITLIDLWGSWCGPCISATRTMLPIYYEFKDKGFTLVGIAREFKSTNDLANALKREKYPWINLVEMDDKNEIWNKFGISNGAGMMVLVDKDGKIIAINPTDAEVKKAIIERI from the coding sequence ATGAAAACAAAGCTACTAACCATTTGCATCTTGCTAAACACGATACTGTGCTTTGGCAACCCAAGTTTTAAATGCACTATTAAAGGCGCCATTATAAACCGGAACAGCAAGGTATTGTACCTCACAAAAGCGTCTGACGCGCGTGATGCCAACAGGCAGGTCATCGATATAAAAGATAATGCTTTTGAATACACATTTGATGTTACTGAAACAGAAGCTTATCAATTGATCTTTAAAGACGAGATAGACCATGGCTCGTGGCACCCGGTTATCTTTTTCCCTGTAGGGGGCGGTATATCGTTTAAAATTTACGATATGGAAAACTCGGGAAAGAACGAGGTTACCGGAGGAAAACTGAATAAAGAGCTTTATAATTTCTTATCGATGCAGAAAACCACATTCGATCCTGAATATAAAGTACTAAAGGATAAAGAGGATATTCTGACAAAGAACCACGAATATCGAAGCGCTGCATATGATAGTGTAATAGCTGCGCTAAGCAATAAATCACATGACAAGGTAGACAGATCGGTATATCTTAAACTGGCAGAATTGCGTAAAACAGGTGATGAATACACACCAAAAGGTAAATTACTATCGCTGGAAAGTAAGGCCATTGCCCGCAGGGTGAATAAATGGAAATATGCGTATATCAATAAGAACCTCAACGAGTTTTCTTATTATTTGATGTTACAGGATGCTTTTTATTCGAAAGACAGGCCGGATGTTGCGGAAGAAATGAACAAAGCGTACCCTGCTTATGCCGCTAAATTCCCTCAGCATAGTTACACAAAAATTATTGGCAACGAGTTGAACAGTCTTTTTAAGATCAAAGTAGGCCAGCAAATAATGGATCTTACAGCTTCCGATCTTTCAGGCAGATCATATCAGTTATCCGAATTATCTAAAGGCAAAATAACACTGATCGACCTTTGGGGATCATGGTGCGGGCCCTGCATTTCGGCCACGCGTACCATGTTACCTATTTATTACGAGTTTAAAGATAAAGGCTTTACCCTGGTTGGTATAGCCCGCGAATTTAAAAGCACCAATGACCTTGCCAATGCCCTTAAGCGCGAAAAATACCCCTGGATAAATTTGGTAGAGATGGATGATAAAAATGAGATATGGAATAAATTCGGCATCAGTAACGGGGCAGGTATGATGGTGTTGGTGGACAAGGATGGCAAGATAATAGCCATAAACCCCACCGATGCCGAGGTGAAAAAAGCGATAATAGAACGGATATAA
- the yidC gene encoding membrane protein insertase YidC, with protein MDRNTFTGLFLIMIILVGSFFLMKPSDADIKKEQERNHLDSMKKAGLIKPAAAAAKFDTTKKTVVTDSAILKTPFGAATAGVDELATLENRDLRVKISAKGGRIYSVELKDQKTFDKKPLILFQGNGNQFGLNFKAGDKTINTNNYYFKASAPSVVVADKDSASLTMRLSYSPTQYIDYVYSIKGVSNKVDLVIKPTGLDNVMGNTLNLQWSANLQKQEKDMKLERQYSTVYYKNADNDVYNLSTSSDEQKTISDKKLQWFSFKQHFFSNVIISKQGFSNANLSVATDAADTSIVKAMKADVVLNKDNTGNYPLEFYFGPNRFSTLQLQGYDLEKQVDLGWGPLKYINRFAVLPVFSFFDKFNWNYGIIILLLTLILKLVLSPLTYKSYLSMAKMRVLKPEMDEIKAKVGEDNPTLLQQEYLKLYKKAGVNPLGGCLPLLIQMPIVIAFFRFFPSLFELRGQSFLWMHDLSTYDSVIKFGTSIPVLGDHISAMCLLMTISTLIYTYFNNQISGATGQMKYIGYITPIIFFGALNGYPSGLNYYYFLANMMTFLQQYLIKFMVDDKKIHAQIQENKKKPEEKKKKSGFSARMEEMMRQQQAAAAKKGK; from the coding sequence ATGGATAGAAATACGTTTACAGGGTTATTCCTGATCATGATCATCCTGGTGGGATCGTTCTTTTTAATGAAGCCATCGGACGCGGATATCAAAAAAGAGCAGGAGCGCAATCACCTTGACTCAATGAAAAAGGCCGGTTTAATAAAACCTGCCGCGGCTGCCGCCAAATTTGATACTACTAAAAAAACGGTTGTTACCGATTCGGCGATATTAAAAACGCCATTCGGCGCGGCAACTGCCGGTGTTGATGAACTGGCAACTTTAGAGAACCGCGACCTGCGCGTAAAGATCAGCGCTAAAGGCGGCCGCATCTACTCGGTTGAGTTAAAGGACCAGAAGACTTTCGATAAGAAGCCGCTGATCCTTTTCCAGGGTAATGGCAACCAGTTTGGCTTAAATTTTAAAGCCGGCGATAAAACCATCAATACCAACAATTACTACTTTAAAGCCAGCGCGCCAAGCGTAGTAGTTGCCGATAAAGATTCGGCATCGCTTACCATGCGCTTAAGCTATAGCCCTACGCAATACATCGATTACGTGTACAGCATAAAAGGTGTTAGCAACAAGGTTGACCTGGTAATTAAGCCTACCGGTTTGGATAACGTGATGGGCAACACCCTAAACCTGCAATGGAGCGCCAACCTGCAAAAGCAGGAAAAGGACATGAAGCTGGAGCGCCAGTATTCGACCGTGTACTACAAGAACGCCGATAATGATGTTTACAACCTGAGCACCAGTTCTGACGAGCAGAAAACTATTAGCGATAAAAAACTGCAATGGTTCTCGTTCAAACAGCACTTCTTCTCTAACGTGATCATCTCTAAGCAGGGTTTCAGCAATGCAAACCTTTCAGTAGCTACCGATGCCGCCGATACCAGCATTGTAAAAGCCATGAAGGCCGATGTGGTGCTGAACAAGGACAACACAGGCAACTACCCGCTGGAGTTTTACTTTGGCCCTAACCGCTTCTCTACCCTGCAACTGCAAGGCTACGACCTTGAAAAACAGGTTGACCTGGGCTGGGGACCGTTAAAATACATCAACCGCTTCGCGGTGTTACCGGTGTTTTCGTTCTTCGATAAGTTTAACTGGAACTATGGTATCATCATCCTGCTGTTAACGCTGATATTGAAATTGGTGTTATCGCCACTTACCTACAAATCGTACCTGTCGATGGCTAAAATGCGTGTGCTGAAGCCGGAAATGGACGAGATAAAAGCCAAGGTTGGCGAAGACAACCCTACCCTGCTGCAACAGGAATACCTGAAGCTGTACAAAAAAGCCGGCGTTAACCCGCTGGGGGGCTGTTTACCATTGCTGATCCAAATGCCGATCGTGATCGCGTTCTTCCGCTTTTTCCCAAGCTTGTTCGAGCTGCGTGGTCAAAGCTTCCTATGGATGCACGATCTTTCTACCTACGATTCGGTTATAAAATTTGGCACCAGCATCCCGGTACTGGGCGATCACATCAGCGCGATGTGTTTACTGATGACCATCAGTACGCTGATCTACACCTATTTCAATAACCAGATCTCGGGCGCAACCGGGCAGATGAAATACATAGGCTACATTACCCCTATCATCTTCTTCGGCGCGCTGAATGGTTATCCATCAGGTCTGAATTATTACTACTTCCTGGCCAACATGATGACCTTCCTGCAGCAGTATCTCATCAAATTTATGGTTGATGACAAAAAGATCCATGCCCAGATACAGGAAAACAAAAAGAAGCCCGAAGAGAAAAAGAAAAAATCAGGCTTTAGCGCCCGCATGGAAGAAATGATGCGCCAGCAACAAGCAGCGGCAGCTAAAAAGGGCAAATAA
- a CDS encoding CTP synthase — protein sequence MTKYIFVTGGVTSSLGKGIISASLAKLLQARGYRVTIQKFDPYINIDPGTLNPYEHGECYVTEDGAETDLDLGHYERFLNTPTSQSNNITTGRIYQNVINREREGAFLGKTVQVVPHITDEIKRNFRMLGENGEYDIVITEIGGTVGDIESLPFVEAVRQFKWEVGSGNALVIHLTLIPYLAAAGELKTKPTQHSVKMLLEYGIQPDILVCRTEHHINQDVRKKIALFCNVNINAVIESIDASTIYDVPLLMLKEQLDKTVLTKLKLPNKNEPNLENWKDFLGRLKNPLSEIRIGLVGKYVELPDAYKSIIESFVHAGAKNECKVKVITIQSEHMTPENAVEKLKGLHGVLVAPGFGQRGFEGKIAAIKYVRENNIPFFGICLGMQCAVVEYGRNVLGLTNASSTEMNPETPHPVIAMMEDQKNIKNMGGTMRLGAYACDLKAGSKAAAIYGKTHISERHRHRYEFNNEYLKAYKEGGMTPSGMNPDNGLVEIVELKNHPFFIGAQFHPELKSTVANPHPLFVNFVAASLAYARKN from the coding sequence ATGACTAAATACATCTTTGTTACGGGCGGCGTTACTTCGTCGTTAGGAAAGGGAATTATATCAGCATCGCTGGCAAAACTCCTTCAGGCGCGTGGTTACCGCGTAACTATTCAAAAGTTCGATCCTTACATTAATATCGACCCGGGAACGCTTAACCCTTACGAGCATGGCGAATGCTATGTTACCGAGGACGGCGCTGAAACCGACCTTGACCTGGGCCACTATGAGCGATTTTTAAATACCCCAACTTCGCAATCAAACAATATCACTACCGGCCGCATCTACCAAAATGTGATCAATCGCGAGCGTGAGGGCGCATTTTTGGGTAAAACCGTACAGGTGGTACCCCACATTACCGACGAGATCAAACGCAATTTCCGTATGCTGGGCGAAAACGGCGAATACGATATTGTTATTACCGAAATTGGCGGCACTGTTGGCGATATCGAATCGCTGCCGTTTGTAGAAGCTGTGCGCCAGTTTAAATGGGAAGTAGGTTCGGGCAATGCGCTGGTGATCCACCTTACGCTGATCCCTTACCTGGCTGCCGCCGGCGAGTTGAAGACCAAGCCAACCCAACACTCGGTTAAAATGTTGCTGGAGTATGGTATCCAGCCTGATATTTTGGTTTGCCGTACCGAGCATCACATTAACCAGGATGTGCGCAAAAAGATAGCCCTGTTCTGTAACGTAAACATCAACGCGGTTATCGAATCGATAGACGCATCAACCATTTACGATGTACCCCTGCTGATGCTGAAAGAGCAGTTGGATAAAACCGTACTGACCAAATTAAAGCTGCCTAACAAGAATGAGCCTAACCTGGAAAACTGGAAGGATTTCCTTGGTCGCCTTAAAAATCCATTATCCGAGATACGCATCGGCCTGGTAGGTAAATACGTGGAATTGCCCGATGCTTACAAATCCATCATCGAATCATTTGTACACGCCGGTGCTAAAAACGAGTGCAAGGTTAAGGTGATAACCATCCAATCAGAACATATGACACCGGAAAACGCTGTTGAAAAGCTGAAGGGCCTGCATGGTGTACTGGTTGCGCCGGGCTTCGGTCAGCGTGGTTTTGAAGGTAAAATAGCCGCTATTAAATACGTGCGCGAAAATAATATCCCGTTTTTTGGCATTTGTTTAGGGATGCAGTGTGCCGTGGTTGAATACGGCCGCAACGTGCTTGGTTTAACCAATGCCAGCAGTACCGAGATGAACCCGGAGACCCCGCACCCGGTTATCGCCATGATGGAAGATCAGAAAAATATCAAAAATATGGGCGGTACCATGCGTTTAGGCGCCTACGCCTGCGATCTGAAAGCCGGCAGTAAGGCTGCCGCCATTTACGGCAAAACCCATATCAGCGAACGCCACCGCCATCGCTATGAGTTTAATAACGAGTATCTTAAGGCTTACAAAGAGGGCGGCATGACCCCATCGGGCATGAACCCGGATAACGGTTTGGTGGAGATCGTAGAGCTGAAAAACCATCCGTTCTTCATCGGCGCGCAATTTCACCCCGAATTAAAATCAACTGTTGCAAATCCTCATCCACTTTTTGTTAACTTTGTCGCCGCTTCGCTGGCTTACGCCCGCAAGAATTAA
- a CDS encoding CehA/McbA family metallohydrolase domain-containing protein yields the protein MKFFKTRSYPIFTLIGLLTAGVTANAQTKPVYHIYAGSTHAHTSYTESHGAQWNQIPNMKPYQSVDSNGVQHPEHSTMKPDAAKFQGPPSVHYAIAKANGYDFYITTDHSQEPIFYPVRPDNAAWVGVHQQAAAATDKSFVAIAGYEHSENNGPGATGHLNVINTRPYLSALAKGIDIKYLYKWLDTVSAYGDGPVVATFNHPTAKAYDNWAYRDPKVTDVITMLEMINSNTNIHYDAFIGALDAGWKVAPVCGNDNHGTMGIASQKSRTFVLATAKTKAAILDAMKNRRVYASMDNNIQCRYTVNGEIMGSTLKGNGTYKFDIDINDPDTGNPDDKITKIDIVKDGGQVVQTYDVKIPVFAVKWSPEIKDATAKYFFIRIWSVGGGDAPKAKLTPDKPMTWLAPVWTGR from the coding sequence ATGAAATTCTTTAAAACAAGATCTTACCCCATTTTTACCCTGATCGGCTTGCTAACTGCTGGTGTAACGGCAAACGCGCAAACTAAACCGGTTTACCACATTTATGCCGGCAGTACACATGCGCATACCTCGTACACCGAATCGCACGGGGCGCAATGGAATCAAATTCCGAACATGAAGCCCTATCAGTCGGTTGACTCTAACGGTGTACAGCACCCCGAGCATAGCACTATGAAGCCCGATGCTGCTAAATTCCAGGGGCCACCATCTGTGCATTACGCCATTGCTAAGGCCAACGGCTACGATTTTTACATCACCACCGACCACTCGCAGGAGCCGATATTTTACCCGGTTAGGCCCGATAACGCGGCATGGGTAGGCGTGCATCAGCAGGCAGCGGCCGCTACCGATAAAAGCTTTGTAGCCATTGCCGGTTACGAACATTCTGAAAACAACGGCCCCGGCGCTACAGGGCACCTGAACGTGATCAATACCAGGCCATATTTAAGCGCGCTGGCAAAGGGCATCGATATTAAATACCTGTACAAATGGCTGGATACCGTTTCGGCTTACGGTGATGGACCTGTTGTAGCTACCTTTAACCATCCCACCGCGAAAGCTTATGATAACTGGGCTTATCGCGATCCGAAGGTAACCGACGTGATCACCATGCTGGAAATGATCAACTCTAACACCAATATTCATTACGATGCCTTTATCGGCGCGCTGGACGCCGGCTGGAAAGTTGCGCCGGTTTGCGGTAACGATAATCATGGTACGATGGGCATTGCCAGCCAGAAATCGCGCACGTTTGTGCTGGCTACGGCTAAAACCAAGGCCGCTATTTTAGATGCCATGAAGAACCGCCGCGTTTATGCCTCGATGGATAATAATATCCAATGCCGCTATACCGTAAACGGCGAGATCATGGGTTCGACGCTGAAAGGCAACGGGACTTACAAATTCGATATCGACATTAACGATCCCGATACCGGCAACCCCGACGATAAGATCACCAAAATAGATATTGTAAAAGATGGGGGACAGGTAGTGCAAACCTACGATGTAAAGATCCCGGTCTTTGCTGTTAAATGGTCGCCGGAGATAAAGGACGCGACTGCCAAATACTTCTTCATTCGTATATGGAGCGTTGGTGGTGGCGATGCGCCCAAAGCTAAGTTAACACCCGATAAGCCGATGACCTGGCTGGCGCCGGTTTGGACGGGAAGGTAG
- a CDS encoding TlpA family protein disulfide reductase has protein sequence MRTAFTISIISILLIAGLNTCAQDRMPGTALSLKGETATTVFKNATKDTLKIRGMLFNWLPYNENNFSLNIAPGAKDSVTLPFNYPDLIYINDNFRVLNAPGKRVICTIRSIKPKATDADFDGDLKIENTYYLSYSNFLGNPDQESRAFYTIGEKLTDFNLFPAIADSITNVRLSFLERYNQLLAPWFKKYEYARLVHNGMMRKDNVLISKRFYGGKPIPVNDHYYDFEKSLNLADTTQLLSTEYLWAADNVIYHQAQRSKKPMPQVLLYAMDSLAGNTVLTDVFKTRKLGMLYTNKREDYNTNLALMKFTTADTKAMVDSMIQARLGYPKLGKKAPEMVLKDIDGNTVSLSSFGGRPVIVNFWAEWCGPCKAEFPFENKLYQRYKDKGLVVINVCVETDAEHWKIITKRDNLQMVNLFANAEVYKKIKAAYNIGALPRSILITKEHKVADNYYQRASRLTDKDVAALLNN, from the coding sequence ATGAGAACGGCTTTTACCATATCAATCATATCGATATTATTAATTGCAGGCCTGAACACCTGTGCACAAGACAGGATGCCGGGCACAGCCCTTAGCCTTAAAGGAGAAACCGCTACAACCGTATTTAAAAATGCCACTAAAGATACCCTAAAGATAAGGGGCATGTTATTTAATTGGCTGCCCTATAATGAGAACAACTTTAGTTTGAACATAGCACCGGGAGCAAAGGATAGCGTTACGTTGCCATTCAATTATCCTGACCTGATCTACATAAACGATAACTTCAGGGTATTGAACGCGCCGGGCAAGCGGGTGATTTGTACCATACGAAGCATTAAACCTAAAGCTACGGATGCCGACTTTGACGGCGATCTGAAAATAGAGAACACTTATTATTTAAGCTACAGCAACTTTTTAGGTAACCCCGACCAGGAAAGCCGCGCCTTTTATACCATTGGCGAAAAGTTGACCGACTTTAATTTATTCCCCGCCATTGCCGATTCGATCACTAATGTACGACTGAGTTTTTTAGAGCGGTACAACCAGCTTTTAGCACCCTGGTTTAAAAAATATGAGTACGCACGCCTGGTACATAATGGTATGATGCGGAAAGATAATGTGCTGATCAGCAAGCGTTTTTATGGCGGCAAACCCATCCCGGTGAATGATCATTATTACGATTTTGAAAAGTCCCTTAACCTGGCCGATACCACGCAACTGCTATCGACAGAATATTTATGGGCAGCTGATAATGTGATCTACCACCAGGCACAGCGATCTAAAAAACCTATGCCCCAAGTGCTGTTATATGCAATGGATAGCCTTGCCGGCAATACGGTGCTGACCGATGTATTTAAGACCCGTAAGCTGGGCATGCTTTATACCAATAAACGTGAGGATTACAATACCAACCTGGCTTTAATGAAGTTTACCACAGCCGATACTAAAGCGATGGTCGATTCGATGATACAGGCCAGGCTCGGCTATCCTAAGCTTGGCAAAAAAGCACCCGAAATGGTGCTGAAAGATATCGATGGCAACACGGTTAGCCTTAGTTCGTTCGGAGGGCGACCTGTCATCGTTAACTTTTGGGCCGAGTGGTGCGGCCCTTGCAAAGCCGAGTTCCCTTTCGAAAATAAATTATACCAGCGGTATAAAGACAAAGGCCTGGTGGTCATCAACGTGTGTGTAGAGACCGATGCCGAACATTGGAAGATCATCACCAAAAGAGATAATTTACAGATGGTCAACCTGTTCGCCAATGCCGAGGTTTATAAAAAGATAAAGGCGGCCTATAATATCGGCGCTTTGCCGCGCAGCATACTGATCACTAAAGAGCATAAAGTAGCCGATAACTACTACCAGCGCGCCAGCAGGTTGACCGATAAGGATGTTGCAGCGCTGTTGAATAATTAA
- the kdsB gene encoding 3-deoxy-manno-octulosonate cytidylyltransferase — translation MKILGLIPARYASTRFPGKPLVDIGGKSMIQRVYEQAKKCTALADVFVATDDDRIFTHVEAFGGKVVITSSEHPSGTDRCAEVARLHPEYDVVINIQGDEPFIDPEQITKVAGCFNEPGTQLATLIKQIHHTDELYNFATPKVIINTNSEAIYFSRSPIPHVRGQEPQHWLYHNTYYKHIGIYGYKSDVLQQITQLPVSSLEKAESLEQLRWVENGYRIKVAVTEMESHAVDIPADLEKLKY, via the coding sequence ATGAAAATACTCGGCCTCATCCCCGCGCGTTACGCCTCTACCCGTTTCCCGGGTAAGCCATTGGTTGATATTGGCGGCAAAAGCATGATACAACGTGTTTACGAGCAGGCCAAAAAATGCACCGCCCTGGCCGATGTTTTTGTTGCGACCGATGACGACCGCATATTTACGCATGTTGAGGCTTTTGGCGGCAAGGTGGTGATAACCTCATCCGAACACCCCAGCGGTACCGACCGTTGCGCTGAGGTGGCCCGCCTGCATCCCGAGTACGATGTAGTGATCAACATCCAGGGCGATGAACCATTTATTGACCCCGAACAGATAACCAAGGTGGCTGGCTGCTTCAATGAACCGGGCACACAACTGGCTACACTCATCAAACAGATCCACCATACCGACGAGTTGTACAACTTTGCCACGCCGAAGGTGATCATCAATACCAATAGCGAGGCGATCTACTTCTCCCGCTCGCCCATCCCCCATGTGCGTGGGCAGGAACCTCAGCATTGGTTGTACCATAATACCTATTATAAGCACATTGGTATTTACGGCTACAAAAGCGATGTATTGCAGCAGATTACCCAATTACCAGTATCATCGCTTGAAAAAGCCGAAAGCCTGGAGCAATTGCGCTGGGTAGAGAACGGTTATCGCATAAAAGTGGCCGTAACCGAAATGGAGAGCCACGCGGTAGATATACCGGCTGATCTGGAAAAGCTGAAGTATTAA
- a CDS encoding deoxynucleoside kinase — protein sequence MHIAIVGNIGAGKTTLTELLAKNYGWEPLYEAVDNNPYLEDFYSDMKRWSFNLQIYFLNSRFRQIVDIQKSNRNILQDRTIYEDAFIFAENLHDMGLMTSRDYENYRAIFDNITSFIKPPDLLIYLKASVPTLVSNIQRRGREYEIGIRIDYLSKLNEKYDKWIKGYELGKLLVLDKDNLDFTNNPEDLGTIINLIEREINGLF from the coding sequence ATGCACATAGCTATCGTAGGAAATATAGGCGCCGGAAAGACCACTTTAACCGAACTGCTGGCCAAAAATTACGGATGGGAGCCTTTGTACGAGGCTGTTGACAACAACCCCTATCTGGAGGATTTTTACAGCGATATGAAACGCTGGAGCTTTAACCTGCAGATCTATTTCCTTAACAGCCGTTTCCGCCAAATAGTTGATATACAGAAAAGTAACCGCAACATTTTGCAGGACCGTACCATATACGAGGATGCGTTCATTTTTGCCGAGAACCTGCACGATATGGGCCTGATGACCAGTCGCGACTACGAGAACTACCGCGCCATATTCGACAATATCACTTCGTTCATCAAACCGCCCGATCTGCTCATTTACCTGAAAGCATCGGTACCGACACTGGTAAGCAATATCCAGCGCCGTGGCCGCGAGTACGAGATAGGCATCCGTATTGATTACCTGTCTAAACTGAACGAGAAGTACGACAAGTGGATAAAAGGCTACGAATTAGGCAAACTACTGGTACTGGATAAGGATAACCTTGATTTCACCAATAACCCCGAAGACCTGGGTACCATTATCAATTTGATTGAGCGGGAGATAAACGGGTTGTTTTAA
- the trpS gene encoding tryptophan--tRNA ligase — protein sequence METVVSGIRSTGKLHLGNYYGAIQNFVKMQHEYKCYFFIADLHSLTTHPTPDNLHGNVKQVLVEYLAAGIDPEKATIYIQSDVPEIAELYLYMNMNAYMGELERSTSFKDKVRANPDNVNAGLLTYPVLMAADILIHKATKVPVGKDQEQHLEMARTFGNRFNRLYNNDYFPEPYAFSFGESLVKIPGLDGKGKMGKSEGEANAVYLSDSPEVIRKKVMRAVTDGGPTTENQEKPTEIQNLFDLMKVVSTPDTYTHFDNLYNNVQIRYGDLKKQLAEDMIIATAPIREKINDIAADAPYLRQVARYGAVKARESAAQTIKDVREIIGFRNF from the coding sequence ATGGAAACTGTTGTTAGTGGTATCCGGTCGACCGGAAAATTACATTTAGGCAATTACTACGGGGCTATTCAAAACTTCGTAAAAATGCAGCACGAGTATAAATGCTATTTCTTTATAGCCGACCTGCACTCGCTGACCACGCACCCTACCCCCGATAACCTGCACGGCAACGTGAAACAGGTATTGGTAGAGTACCTGGCTGCTGGTATCGACCCTGAAAAAGCCACCATCTATATCCAAAGCGATGTACCCGAAATAGCCGAGCTATACCTGTACATGAACATGAACGCCTACATGGGCGAACTGGAACGCAGCACATCGTTCAAAGATAAAGTGCGCGCCAACCCCGATAACGTGAACGCCGGCCTGCTTACCTACCCGGTTTTAATGGCAGCCGATATTTTGATCCACAAGGCCACCAAAGTGCCTGTAGGTAAGGATCAGGAGCAACACCTGGAGATGGCCCGCACCTTTGGCAACCGCTTTAACCGCCTGTACAATAACGATTACTTCCCCGAACCTTATGCCTTTAGCTTTGGCGAGAGTTTGGTGAAAATCCCCGGACTGGACGGCAAGGGTAAAATGGGAAAATCTGAGGGTGAGGCTAACGCCGTATATCTGTCGGATAGCCCGGAGGTGATCCGTAAAAAGGTGATGCGCGCCGTTACCGATGGTGGCCCGACCACCGAAAACCAGGAAAAACCGACCGAGATACAGAACCTGTTCGATCTGATGAAAGTGGTATCTACCCCCGATACTTATACTCATTTTGATAACCTGTATAACAACGTACAGATCCGTTACGGCGACCTGAAAAAACAACTGGCCGAGGATATGATCATTGCTACCGCCCCTATCCGCGAAAAGATAAACGACATTGCTGCCGACGCGCCTTACCTGCGCCAGGTAGCCCGCTACGGTGCCGTGAAGGCCCGCGAAAGCGCTGCCCAAACCATTAAGGATGTTAGGGAGATCATCGGGTTCAGGAATTTTTAA
- a CDS encoding lysophospholipid acyltransferase family protein — protein sequence MKLILKKVHVYLYAASVALLYFILWPFFYFLSRKPSRYYALDKLRAFWGLVSSAIAGFFYRFEYEEAIDWSRNYIICPNHTSNLDITAMCILTKNEHCFMGKEELLDSFVTRLFFKTVDIPVNRESKMSSYRAFKKATERIKEGISLIIFPEGAIPPHYPPKLIEFKNGPFRLAIEQQVPIIPVSSINAWKLLWDNGVKYGTHPGIVRFYVHKPIDTAGMTVDDADALRDRVYEMIRAKTEGEPHPALSKGEGFKTSEVLSSGEDLGEASKTSEANPNSATA from the coding sequence ATGAAATTGATATTAAAAAAGGTGCACGTGTACCTGTACGCCGCATCGGTGGCTTTACTGTACTTTATTTTATGGCCCTTTTTCTATTTCCTTTCGCGTAAACCAAGCCGTTATTACGCGCTGGATAAACTGCGGGCATTTTGGGGATTGGTTAGTTCGGCGATAGCGGGTTTTTTCTACCGGTTTGAGTATGAAGAAGCTATAGACTGGAGTCGCAACTATATCATTTGCCCTAACCACACCTCAAACCTTGATATCACTGCCATGTGCATACTGACAAAGAACGAGCATTGCTTTATGGGTAAAGAGGAATTGCTGGATAGCTTTGTTACCCGGCTGTTTTTTAAAACGGTGGATATCCCGGTAAACCGCGAAAGTAAAATGTCATCGTACCGGGCATTTAAAAAAGCAACCGAGCGGATAAAAGAGGGTATCAGCCTCATCATCTTTCCCGAGGGCGCTATCCCGCCGCATTACCCACCTAAACTGATCGAATTTAAGAACGGGCCGTTCCGGCTGGCCATAGAACAACAGGTGCCTATTATCCCGGTAAGCAGCATAAACGCCTGGAAGTTGCTTTGGGATAATGGTGTTAAATACGGCACGCATCCCGGCATCGTGCGATTTTATGTGCATAAGCCAATTGACACCGCTGGGATGACGGTTGATGATGCCGATGCTTTGCGGGATAGGGTTTATGAGATGATCCGGGCGAAAACGGAGGGGGAACCTCACCCTGCCCTCTCCAAAGGAGAGGGTTTTAAAACTTCTGAAGTCCTCTCCTCTGGAGAGGACTTAGGTGAGGCTTCTAAAACTAGTGAGGCTAATCCAAACTCTGCCACCGCGTAA